One genomic window of Pelmatolapia mariae isolate MD_Pm_ZW linkage group LG5, Pm_UMD_F_2, whole genome shotgun sequence includes the following:
- the LOC134627019 gene encoding complement C1q subcomponent subunit C-like — translation MGGNYGLAVLVGVAILLKAVQCQVNCKGANGERGVNGAPGRNGLPGMKGEKGEPAVMIQGPVDTASLLRQKGEEGNRGTQGPQGPKGFRGDLGKAGEDGPPGPPGPDGRLSQARHTSQQGSRSAFSVIRTDRNYPAFNQKITYQKVVVNTNGDLDTRTGVFTCRVQGTYYFNFHSVAKASICLQIVYDGPRRTLGFCDYNRSNRQSEQVLSGGVVLQLTVGQRVWLESFRENQGPTDTRENQEKKIIFNGFLLFPSPA, via the exons ATGGGTGGTAATTATGGGCTAGCTGTCTTGGTGGGCGTGGCCATACTTCTGAAGGCTGTCCAATGTCAAGTGAACTGCAAAGGAGCTAATGGTGAGCGAGGAGTGAACGGCGCTCCGGGCAGAAATGGGTTGCCTGGAATgaagggagagaaaggagagcCAG ctgtgATGATTCAAGGTCCAGTGGATACAGCCAGCCTACTGAGGCAGAAAGGAGAGGAGGGAAATCGGGGCACGCAAGGACCCCAGGGCCCAAAAGGTTTCCGCGGAGATTTGGGGAAAGCGGGTGAGGATGGCCCCCCAGGTCCTCCCGGCCCAGACGGCAGGTTGTCCCAAG CAAGACACACCTCTCAGCAGGGGTCCCGTTCGGCCTTCTCAGTGATCAGAACCGACCGCAATTATCCTGCCTTCAACCAG AAAATAACCTACCAAAAAGTTGTGGTCAACACAAATGGTGATCTTGACACACGAACAGGTGTCTTCACCTGCAGAGTACAGGGTACCTATTACTTCAACTTCCACTCTGTGGCCAAG GCCAGCATATGCCTGCAAATAGTCTATGATGGACCAAGAAGAACCCTGGGATTCTGTGATTATAACAGATCAAACAGGCAATCTGAGCAG GTGCTGTCAGGTGGTGTGGTTTTACAGCTCACAGTTGGACAGAGGGTCTGGCTTGAGTCCTTTAGGGAAAACCAGGGACCCACTGATACCAGGGAGAACCAGGAAAAAAAGATCATCTTCAACGGCTTCCTGCTCTTCCCAAGTCCAGCATAG